In Nicotiana tabacum cultivar K326 chromosome 19, ASM71507v2, whole genome shotgun sequence, one DNA window encodes the following:
- the LOC142173740 gene encoding uncharacterized protein LOC142173740: MATESQPNDVLGSSTHAAGVSIVARTAISGVVDSVRPYYLHPSDYPGINLVSSVFDGRGYGGWRRAVVIALSTKNKLGFIDRSLVVPAAVSGLQRAWTRCNNMVLYWFLNSFSKEISESVLYSQSAKDLWADLEDRFGHINGAKLF, encoded by the coding sequence ATGGCAACTGAAAGTCAGCCCAACGATGTATTAGGTTCTTCCACACATGCGGCTGGAGTTTCTATAGTAGCAAGAACTGCTATTTCTGGTGTTGTTGATTCAGTACGTCCTTATTACCTCCATCCTTCAGATTATCCTGGCATAAACCTCGTTTCTTCTGTGTTTGATGGCAGAGGTTATGGAGGATGGAGAAGAGCAGTAGTGATAGCTCTGTCTACTAAGAACAAGCTAGGGTTCATTGATAGATCCCTAGTTGTTCCTGCTGCTGTTTCAGGGCTGCAAAGAGCTTGGACACGCTGCAATAATATGGTCCTTTATTGGTTTCTCAACTCATTCTCCAAAGAAATATCAGAAAGTGTGTTGTATTCACAAAGTGCAAAAGACCTTTGGGCTGACCTGGAAGACAGATTTGGTCACATAAATGGTGCTAAACTCTTCTAG